DNA from Sulfodiicoccus acidiphilus:
CCCTGCAAGTCCACACTTCGTGGAATTCATTGCGTGGCTAGTGGACTCCTTCCTCCTGGACTTACCTCCTGGGAAGAGGAGTGTGGAAACCTTCCAGGAGAAGGCAGAGCTGGAGAAGAAGGAAGGTAAATTGAAGAAGGCCAAGAACCTGCTCTTCCTGGGGAGAACTAAGAGGAGGTTTGAGGGAAGGTGGACCAAGAAGAGGGGGTCTCACACTTCGGGTTGAAGGCCCTAATAGTTATCTCCACTTCCCTCTTCGTGAGGTCCATCACGATGAAGCCGGCCAACTTCTCGGACAAGAGGTTCAAGTCTCCGCTCAAGGGGATTAAGATAGCGGACAGGGGTTCCTCGCCCTCCCCCACCCAGTTCGTAGCTGTGGAGAAACCTTTTACGACTCTGAGGACCCATGTGGAGTTCTTCGGTACCTTCGTGTACAGGTTCCGAAGGCCCTACGGGACCACGGTGTGGAGGAACGAAGCCTTCCTCCACGTCCTGGAAGTCCTCTACAACATCAGGACTTTCCTTGCCGTTCAACGGAGGACTCCCCCAGGACGTCGGATAGTTCAACTCTAAGAAACGTCCTCGCACGCCCAAGCATCACCATGCATGACAAATAAATCTTCTCAACTTGATATTTTTCCATGATCAAGATTTTCCTGATCAACAAGGTTTTATCCTTCTGACAATATTAATATTTATCATTCTATTTATCTATTCATTCAGATAATTACATTCCGGACATTCTCACGTTAGGGACTCTAACCTACGGAAGATATAGTCTTACCAGACGTTAAGTCGCTAGATTTGGAGGAAGTGCTGAAAGACCTAGGTTGGAAATATAAAATGGAAACAAAGCGTGACATAACTCCTGTAGTCCAAGAGGTAAAGGTCATCTATTTAACCCACTGCAGCCTAGTAAAGAGGGTAGAGTACGTTGTACTTTCATTGACTTTGATTAACGGCTTAGGTGAAGAAATTATTCCAGTATACGGTGAGTTTACGACGGAAAAATACGAGAATCATCTATTGCAACAACTGTACTGGCTTTCTAAGTAGTGGTGAAATTGAAAGTACTCGTCGATACTAATATAGAATAGAGAAGTAAATCATTTAACTTACTTAGGAATTATGATCCAATATTTGTTGACCTTGTTATTGCAGGAGTGATAAAGAAGGAAAAATATGCTTGAATTTATGAAGAAAAATAAACTTGAAGTAGAAAATAAATATTTAGCGTTTGGTAGGGAATTTTTGAAGATACTGTATCTGCAAAATGTTCAATTGGAATATCCTGATGTGAATGATTAGACAATCTAATTTTCTTTACATACTTTTTATCAAATTCTTTAACGAAATAGCATTAGCTTTTCTTATTAACTCTTTATCGTTAGATACAAGGATAAGCCCTAAAGATTCGGCAACGTATGCATAAGCCGCGTCATAGTAAGTTAAACCCCTTTCTATGGCAATTCTCATTACCCCTTCAAGAGGCGGATCGTCTACTACGTTAAACCTTCGCATTAATTCATAGAAAAGTTTAGAAAGTGTTATAGGATCTTTAACCTTCTTATGTATATAATACTCCTTCCATATAGCATTACCTACCTCATAAAAAGTTAAGGTGAGTATGTGAATTTTCTTAATATCTACTTTATCCGCGTAATCTAAAAGCGAATATAAAGCTGAGGCATCGAATAGGAATTCCCTATCTTTCATCCCTACTCTCCCTAACAGCCCTTATCCAATCATCTTCGCTTACATCCTTCATTAGTTCCTTAATTTTCATAGCCATATCCCTAAGCTCTTCCTTTTCCTTCTCCATTATTGATTCCTCTAGTGCCTTTTCTACAACTTCCCTAATATTAATTCCTAGCTCCTCTGCCTTCTTCTTTAGCTCTTTCTTAACTCTTACGCTTATTACGTCTGACATGGATACGTATACGAAATATGCGTATATAAAACTTTCGTATATTTACGCTTCGTTAGGTTACTCCAATCAGAGAGAACATATGATCAATTCTGTAATTGACTATTTTCAACATTTTCGGTAAATCGTGGATTTTGTTAATTCAGTATAAAGTATATAAAGTATAAATCCAGTCTCAATTCACTATTGAATTTATTGACTGATAAAATTAAAATATACTATTTTAGGATATGTAAAAATTTCCATTGTAACTCAGAGAGTTTAAATTAGAATTTAAGGAAATTAACTAATTCAAGTAAATAAAATTGTTTAACATACTCTGACATGAAACTGCAATGTTAAAAATAATAGGTTAAGAACGAGTAATACGCCAAATAATTAGTTAAAATACATAAAGAATAATTAGAAAGATTAAGTTAGGAAAGGATACAAAAAAGAAATTCTATTAAAAACTTTTCAAAGTACTAAGATCACTTCTCTCTTAACAATTCAACAACTTGCTTTAATCTTCACATGACCGCTCTTGTGCAAGACCTTAAGACGTTGATATAATTCGGCCTTATTTAACCGTGTGGCCTCCAACAGTTCCTTAAACCACGCAGACCTTGTATAATAAAGACCTAGTAGTATTCCTAACCTAACTCCAACGTTTAACTCCTTATTATTCTTACAGGAGTTTTATTAATTTCTCTAGCTCCATTCCTTAGCCCTCTTTACCAATTTGTACATAAGGTCGAGGAACGGTGGAATCAAGAGAGTTATCGTGTAGAAAGGAGACGGTGTAATGGCTACTCCCGAAAGGATATACGACGTGGCTAGAATGTACTCTACGGGACTCTCTTTCTGAAACCTTACGGTAAAGATCAACTGACCGCCAATGAAAGATACATAAGTGCCTACAAGAAATGTCTGGTAAACTAGATAGGGACGGCTACATCAAATACGGTTCGTCGCGAAACTCCCGGTAGTTCGCTCGCGTCCTCGACGAGTTCCTCGACTGCCGGCTTCCCCTCTCCCGGCCCGAGTTCCTCGGGCCGGAGATCTGGAGGTCGCCGGTTCCCGCCACCCCAGCTTTCGGCTCCCTGCGTCGACCGCGCCGTTTACCCTCGCTGGGGGAGCGACCCTAGGGTCGTCGTGCAGATCGCGCGCCGAGGGCGCGTCCCTACAACGGTCCTCGGCCACCTTAGAAGGTAGGTCTAACTCCTACCTCAACGTGGTGTAGAACTCCTAGTGGATTTTACCTGACACTCCCTTCTGGGTCCGGGAAGTTCTCCTTCTACCGGAACGGGGTGGAACGCATCGCTTGAACGTAGTAGTTCGCGGGGCGACCTTCGTCGAGATCGCGGTTCCGATCCTTCGACCCTCCAAGACGTCGAAAGTTGCTTGGGAAAAGTAGTAATTTAAATAGAAGGAGACTGTCCGTCTCCGCCGTGAAAGGCGAGGCTTTTCCCCCCCCCCCCCCTTAACCCCCTATTCTGTAATCTGAGTCTTCGTCTACTACTAAGGTTAGATAGCTGAGTTTGACTACGACGTCTTCCACAACCTACTCTAAAGTGGAATAGATGATAAAGCATGGAACTCCGCCCTATATTCGTTGGATAAGGGAGGCTACAGAGCAGGAAACTCTGAGGTAGTCTCATACTCGTGTTGAATCCTTAGTTAATTGACTTCAACCCCACGAGTAACCTCCTGAAGAGCTTGAGGAGCTCCCTGAGCTGGTGCTAGAGGAGGTGCCACTTACACTGCTGTAATGAGGAGTTACAACAGAACTATGGCTCAAAGCCACGGCCATGAATGCCCCGCCTACTGCCAATATTAGGACAGTTAGAGCAATTATAACTACCTTGAGCCAAGTAGATCCTTTCTTACTTACCATAAATGAATTCGCGTGATCTGCCTTCTTTTATCCTTTTACCCAAATCTGAGCTTCATCCTTACTTAGCGAATTTCCCTCACAGAATGCACAACGATCTTGGAAAAAGTATTTCTACACCCCAAGTAGGTCCTGCCATATGAACGGGGTTTCATCTATAGGTAAACCTTCAAGGATAGTGACCAGCGCTCTATTAGTGATCTGGGCAGGGATACACTTCACATTGGGAGAAGGACTTCTTGCTAGGTTACCCTTAGTTGGAGAGTTCTTCTTTGTTGATTCCGTGATAGCCATAGTTGGTGCCATCGTATTAATTGCTGGACTCAGAGTCCTCTATCTGCCAGTGTTAGTGTACGCATGGATCAATTACCTCCTCTTGACAGAGTCAAGGATCCTTCCTGCTCCAATCCTAGGCGAGCCTTTGCCGGCGATAAACGAGTATGTTATAGGAACTTTCGTACTTGATATTGTGATAATAGTTCTCGCAACAATGGCGTGGTTGACATCTAAGTGATCTACAATCTGACATTTTTATACTGATAAGGGTCTAAAGGGATCCCCTCTTTGAGAACAGAAGGTCTATTTATACAAGAGCTCAGAAACGAACTTAGTCCATATCTCTCGCGCTTCCGCTTAGACAGTTCAGTGAGGCTCACCCTCGTCGGTAAGTCTACGAGGGGCATCAACGCGACGAACGAATGCTACCCTCAAAGTGGGGCTACGTTGATAACCATAAAGCATGGAACTCCGCCCTATATTCGTTGGATAAGGGAGGCTACAGAGCAGGAAATCCCACCAGCGTTGGGTAGTTCATGCTGCTACAATCAAGGGCTCTACATCCAGACGGAATTGAGAGTCAATTGTAGATATACCTTAGTCCCCTTAAATGTTAGCTTCGTCCAATCCTTAACCCTCTTCGAAGACCTGTTATTTCCCCTAAAAGAACACTATATTCAAAAAGGGCTCGCAGTCACTCTAACACCTCCTAGACCTTCCTCAAAGTTGACCTAACCCTGACGTGGAGGTTCTTCAACCCACTCTTTCTCAGTGAGGCTCGTCCTTTCTCAGCCACCCTCTTCCGCGACTTGAGTATGGAGAGAGCACCATCTATAGCTCTATCGACGTATTGCGAAGCTGCCTCGTGAGTCTTGTACGATAACAGCCTGAGTCTTAAGCTTTTCTGAACACATCCTCAACTGTTCGACGGAAAGTTGTACTGAACGAGGAGACTCCAGGATAGAGATTAAGTTCTTTATCAGTTTTCATCCTGAAGTTTCCATCATCCACATTAGGCGCTTCTGTTTCAGAAATGACCTTCTCAATCTTCCTATGAAACCTGGAAGCCGTCCATTTACGCTACCAAGACTTTTAGAGACCTCCTCGTTCTCGGTCTGGAGTGTTTTGAGGAATCCTTTTGCTGACATATTGTCTGAACCTTAGTTAACCGTTCTTAAGACCGTGACCAGTGAGGACCAATACCGACTTACCTTCGTATATCCCTTTCTGGTAGGCTGCGTAGACCGTGGCAGAACTATACTCAACGTATAGGCCCATTTTGGCCAATTTTTCTCTGGCCTCTACTATCTCATCCTCGTCTACTACGACGCAGAGGTCTGCCGCCTTCACCATGAAGTCTATGAGAACGGGGTTAGTACTTACTAATGCGTCGGCAACTGACGTTACCTTCAATGGCGGTGTGTAGGTCACTCCCTCTTTCCTAGAGCAAAGGGGACTCACTTGCCTAGTCTGTACTGCCACTATCTTAGGAGGGTAGTTCAACTTCCCCTCCCTAAGGAGGTGCTGAAATCCCTCCCATACCCCTAAGAGGAGGGTGCCAGCCGAGACGGGTAGGAAAACGTAGTCCAATTGAGGAGACTGATAGTGAAGTTCGTACGCCAAGGACCTTATTCCGTCCCTAAAGTGTGGCTCTAGGACGTGAGATGCATAATAGGCGGGGGCGTTGGAGGCTGCCCTAGAGACGTCGTCCCTAGAACCGGGAATCCTCTGGACCGAAGCACCATAGGCCTCGATCTGCCTCACCTTGGCTCCGGCGGCGCTTTCTGGGACATAGACTCTGACCCTCATACCAGCAGCCGCACCATAGGCAGCGACGGCGGAGCCCGCGTTACCTGAGGAGTCCTCACTTATCTCTAGGATTCCGACATCCCTGAGGTACGATATCATGGTCACCGCTCCTCTGTCCTTGTAGGACCCGGTCGGGTTCATGAAGTCGAGTTTGAAGCCAAGGTTCCCTTTCCATATTAAGGGCGTGTTGAACTCCCCGAGGCTGATCCATTCCTTCACGTAAGGGAAGTTGTCCCTCAACTTCTCCCTATGGGGGAAGTCTACCTCGACCTTGAGGGGGCCCCCACAGGACTTGCATCTTAACTCCAACCCCTCCCGCGGGGTCCCACACCTCATACACCTCTCCACTAGTCACGTTTCAGGGGACAGCTAAAAAGCGAGTGACAACCCCTTCTCAAGCAAAGGGACCTCACAAACAGTTTAAACTTGTGGTACTGCATGTTACTCTATCAAGGGCCGAAGAGAAAGTGAGGACCTCTACGATTCAGCGCGGAGCCGACTAGAGGAGGTAGTGAGGGGTGATAAATTGATCGTGGTGGGGGGCGGACAGGAAAGACTTCCCTGACTAGGGTGTCCCTCAACGAAACGGAACTTCCTTTTCTATTCCTCGATCCGCGGTTCTCAGAGAACCCTAAGATAAGCGATGTAGGTAGGGTGCCCAAGGACGAACTAGATCGGTTCCTCAAGAATTACGGGGGACCTGATAGCTTCCTGAGGTGAGTCCTTAACAAAGTGAGGGGATAAAGGTGAACTCAAGTGGATTGGAGGTTGAGCTCAAATGGAGGGGTGAGGATTCACTTAGTTTCGGAGACCTACTTTGAGCGTTAAACGAGTTAGGTGAGAGCGAAGGTACGCCAGTTATTCTTGAGATAGAC
Protein-coding regions in this window:
- a CDS encoding type II toxin-antitoxin system VapC family toxin; the encoded protein is MKDREFLFDASALYSLLDYADKVDIKKIHILTLTFYEVGNAIWKEYYIHKKVKDPITLSKLFYELMRRFNVVDDPPLEGVMRIAIERGLTYYDAAYAYVAESLGLILVSNDKELIRKANAISLKNLIKSM
- a CDS encoding type II toxin-antitoxin system CcdA family antitoxin; translation: MSDVISVRVKKELKKKAEELGINIREVVEKALEESIMEKEKEELRDMAMKIKELMKDVSEDDWIRAVRESRDER
- a CDS encoding sulfocyanin codes for the protein MVSKKGSTWLKVVIIALTVLILAVGGAFMAVALSHSSVVTPHYSSVSGTSSSTSSGSSSSSSGGYSWG
- a CDS encoding pyridoxal-phosphate dependent enzyme, with product MRCGTPREGLELRCKSCGGPLKVEVDFPHREKLRDNFPYVKEWISLGEFNTPLIWKGNLGFKLDFMNPTGSYKDRGAVTMISYLRDVGILEISEDSSGNAGSAVAAYGAAAGMRVRVYVPESAAGAKVRQIEAYGASVQRIPGSRDDVSRAASNAPAYYASHVLEPHFRDGIRSLAYELHYQSPQLDYVFLPVSAGTLLLGVWEGFQHLLREGKLNYPPKIVAVQTRQVSPLCSRKEGVTYTPPLKVTSVADALVSTNPVLIDFMVKAADLCVVVDEDEIVEAREKLAKMGLYVEYSSATVYAAYQKGIYEGKSVLVLTGHGLKNG